The following are from one region of the Shinella sp. PSBB067 genome:
- a CDS encoding phage tail tube protein has product MARAQGARALMALAFETTYGTPPASGFTRMPFASTSLGAEQPLLNSELLGYGRDPLAPIKDAVTTDGDVVVPLDAEAFGFWLKAAFGTPTTTGAEAPYSHEFQSGSWTLPSMSIETGMPEVPRYAMYSGCVLDQITWQMQRSGLLTATARLVAQGETVGTTTSAGTPAALELKRFGHFNGAISRNGTALGNVVSAEITYANNLDRIETIRADGRIDGADPSIAALTGRIEVRFADQTLVTQAINGEACEMEFAYVLPSGESFTFTVHAVYLPRPRIEISGPQGVQATFDWQAARDSVVGRMCTATLVNDVESY; this is encoded by the coding sequence ATGGCACGAGCCCAGGGGGCGCGGGCGCTGATGGCGCTTGCGTTCGAGACGACCTATGGAACGCCGCCCGCGAGCGGGTTCACCCGCATGCCCTTCGCCAGCACCTCGCTCGGCGCCGAGCAGCCGCTGCTGAACTCGGAGCTGCTCGGCTACGGCCGAGACCCGCTGGCGCCGATCAAGGACGCGGTGACGACCGATGGCGATGTCGTCGTGCCGCTCGACGCGGAGGCGTTCGGGTTCTGGCTGAAGGCGGCCTTCGGCACGCCCACGACCACGGGCGCGGAGGCCCCCTACAGCCACGAGTTCCAGTCGGGCTCCTGGACGCTCCCCAGCATGTCGATCGAGACCGGCATGCCCGAGGTGCCGCGCTACGCGATGTACTCGGGCTGCGTGCTCGACCAGATCACCTGGCAGATGCAGCGCTCCGGCCTGCTGACCGCCACCGCGCGGCTGGTGGCGCAGGGCGAGACGGTCGGCACGACCACCAGCGCCGGGACACCGGCGGCGCTCGAGCTGAAGCGCTTCGGCCATTTCAACGGGGCGATCAGCCGCAATGGCACCGCCCTCGGCAATGTGGTCTCGGCGGAGATCACCTATGCCAACAACCTCGACCGGATCGAGACCATCCGCGCGGACGGCCGCATCGACGGCGCCGACCCGTCCATCGCCGCGCTCACCGGCCGGATCGAGGTGCGCTTCGCCGACCAGACGCTGGTGACGCAGGCCATCAACGGCGAGGCCTGCGAGATGGAGTTCGCCTACGTCCTGCCTTCGGGCGAGAGCTTCACCTTCACGGTGCACGCCGTCTACCTGCCGCGCCCGCGCATCGAGATCTCCGGGCCGCAGGGCGTGCAGGCCACCTTCGACTGGCAGGCCGCCCGCGACAGCGTCGTCGGCCGGATGTGCACCGCCACCCTCGTGAACGACGTGGAGAGTTACTGA
- a CDS encoding cation transporter, producing MANAQGAEPTADVASFRYRVSGMDCAKDAAQIERAAQSAGVAPEAVKVSSATHILTLNVPEARLSEIERAVAATGYGFDRIEAGDDEAQEGAAYQDPAYRRALWIVVILNVGYGIAEMIGGFISGSQAVKADALDFIGDGLITFLGLLAIGWSIVWRARSALIQGIFLGVLGLGVLGTTIWRAFTQTTPDAGLMGLFGLIALVVNVLAVLPLLRFRKGDANMRAVWLFSRNDAIGNAAVVVAAALVAWLGSAWPDLIVAFGIAGLFLHSSWSIIRDARADLKTT from the coding sequence ATGGCCAATGCCCAAGGCGCCGAACCGACCGCAGATGTCGCATCTTTCCGCTACCGCGTCTCCGGAATGGATTGCGCCAAGGATGCCGCCCAGATCGAGCGGGCCGCGCAGTCGGCGGGCGTGGCGCCGGAGGCAGTAAAGGTCTCCTCCGCCACCCACATCTTGACGTTGAACGTCCCCGAAGCGCGGCTGTCCGAGATCGAACGGGCCGTGGCCGCGACCGGCTACGGGTTCGATCGCATCGAAGCGGGCGACGACGAAGCGCAGGAGGGCGCAGCTTACCAAGACCCGGCCTATCGGCGCGCGCTCTGGATCGTGGTAATTCTCAACGTCGGGTATGGCATTGCGGAGATGATCGGCGGCTTCATTTCCGGATCGCAGGCCGTGAAGGCCGACGCGCTCGATTTCATTGGCGACGGCCTCATCACCTTTCTGGGCCTTCTGGCAATCGGTTGGAGCATTGTCTGGCGGGCGCGATCCGCCCTGATCCAAGGCATCTTCCTTGGCGTTCTGGGCCTTGGGGTTCTTGGGACGACGATCTGGCGCGCCTTTACCCAGACGACGCCGGACGCCGGTCTCATGGGGCTATTCGGTCTCATCGCTCTCGTGGTCAACGTCCTCGCGGTCCTGCCGCTGCTGCGGTTTCGCAAGGGTGACGCGAACATGCGGGCCGTCTGGCTCTTTTCGCGCAACGACGCGATCGGCAATGCGGCCGTGGTTGTGGCCGCGGCCCTCGTCGCGTGGCTGGGCAGCGCATGGCCCGACCTGATCGTCGCGTTCGGGATTGCGGGACTATTCCTGCATTCGTCCTGGTCGATTATCCGCGACGCGCGGGCTGATCTGAAGACAACTTGA
- a CDS encoding phage terminase large subunit family protein: protein MYAPTSTNSPRSGPTSGESGDGLTDFDGAGEILRAWGNGLRPDPDLTVSEWADRHRMLSGRASAEPGRYRTVRTPYMREIMDRLSPGDPTQRIVFMKAAQVGATEAGNNWIGFAIHQAPGPMLAVQPTVELAKRNSRQRIDPLIDESPELRERVKPARSRDAGNTMLSKEFSGGILIMTGANSAVGLRSTPARYIFLDEVDAYPASADEEGDPVTLAEARSLTFAHRRKVFLVSTPTIRGLSRIEREYEASDQRRYFVPCPHCGHSQWLKFDRLRWQKGRPETAEYHCEGCDAAIAEHHKTAMLEAGEWRATASAADPTTVGYHLSALYSPIGWLSWERIVRAWDAAQGSDEAIKAFRNTILGETWVETGEAPDWQRLYDRRERWTSGTVPAGGLFLTAGADVQKDRIEVDVWAWGRGLESWLVDHVVIEGGPDRHDAWSELTALLDRSWPHERGAHLRIARLAIDTGYEAPAVYSWSRAQGFGQVSPVKGVEGFNRSSPVSGPTFVDATEGGKRLRRGARLWTVAVSTFKAETYRFLRLERPTEEDMAEGAAFPPGSVHLPHWVENEWLKQFVAEQLVTVRTKRGFARLEWQKLRERNEALDCRVYARAAAWIAGADRWPDEKWRDLEDQLGAAPTDTDPAGQINRPGQAPQGKRRSDWLGRRGGWF from the coding sequence ATGTACGCGCCCACCTCGACGAACTCGCCGAGGTCCGGCCCGACTTCCGGTGAAAGCGGCGATGGCCTGACGGACTTCGACGGCGCGGGCGAGATCCTGCGCGCCTGGGGCAACGGGCTGCGGCCCGACCCGGACCTGACTGTCTCGGAATGGGCGGATCGGCACCGGATGCTCTCGGGCCGCGCCTCGGCCGAACCCGGGCGGTATCGCACGGTGCGCACGCCCTACATGCGCGAGATCATGGACCGGCTGTCGCCGGGCGATCCAACCCAGCGGATCGTGTTCATGAAGGCCGCACAGGTCGGCGCGACCGAGGCCGGGAACAACTGGATCGGGTTCGCGATCCACCAGGCGCCGGGGCCGATGCTCGCCGTCCAGCCGACGGTGGAACTGGCCAAGCGCAACTCGCGCCAGCGGATCGATCCGCTGATCGACGAAAGTCCGGAACTGCGCGAGCGGGTGAAACCCGCCCGTTCGCGCGATGCGGGCAACACCATGCTGTCGAAGGAGTTCTCCGGCGGCATCCTGATCATGACTGGGGCGAACTCGGCAGTCGGGCTGCGGTCCACCCCGGCGCGCTACATCTTCCTCGACGAGGTCGACGCCTATCCGGCCTCGGCCGACGAGGAAGGCGACCCGGTCACGCTGGCCGAAGCGCGGTCATTGACCTTCGCGCATCGTCGCAAGGTGTTCCTGGTCTCGACGCCGACGATCCGGGGGCTGTCGCGCATAGAGCGCGAATACGAGGCCAGCGACCAGCGACGGTACTTCGTGCCGTGCCCGCATTGCGGCCATTCCCAATGGCTTAAGTTCGACCGGCTGCGCTGGCAGAAGGGCCGCCCCGAGACGGCGGAATATCACTGCGAAGGCTGCGACGCGGCAATCGCGGAGCACCACAAGACGGCGATGCTGGAAGCCGGTGAATGGCGGGCGACCGCCTCGGCCGCCGATCCGACCACCGTCGGGTATCACCTCTCGGCACTCTATTCGCCGATCGGCTGGCTGAGCTGGGAGCGGATCGTGCGGGCCTGGGACGCGGCGCAGGGGTCGGACGAAGCGATCAAGGCGTTCCGCAACACCATCCTCGGCGAGACATGGGTCGAGACCGGCGAAGCCCCGGACTGGCAGCGGCTCTACGACCGGCGCGAGCGCTGGACATCCGGCACCGTACCTGCGGGCGGGCTGTTCCTGACCGCCGGGGCCGACGTGCAGAAGGACCGGATCGAGGTCGACGTCTGGGCCTGGGGTCGCGGGTTGGAAAGCTGGCTCGTCGATCACGTCGTGATCGAGGGCGGCCCGGATCGGCACGACGCATGGTCGGAACTGACGGCGCTGCTGGACCGGTCCTGGCCGCACGAACGCGGCGCTCATCTGCGCATCGCGCGGCTCGCCATCGACACCGGCTACGAGGCCCCGGCCGTCTACTCCTGGTCGCGGGCGCAAGGGTTTGGGCAGGTGTCGCCGGTGAAGGGTGTCGAGGGGTTCAATCGCTCGAGCCCGGTCTCGGGCCCGACCTTCGTGGACGCGACCGAGGGCGGCAAACGTCTGCGGCGCGGGGCGCGGCTTTGGACCGTGGCGGTGTCGACCTTCAAGGCCGAAACCTATCGTTTCCTACGGCTGGAACGGCCGACCGAAGAGGACATGGCGGAGGGTGCGGCGTTCCCGCCCGGCTCGGTGCACCTGCCGCATTGGGTCGAGAACGAATGGCTGAAGCAGTTCGTGGCCGAACAGCTGGTGACGGTGCGCACGAAGCGCGGCTTCGCCCGGCTGGAATGGCAGAAGCTGCGCGAGCGCAACGAGGCGCTGGACTGCCGGGTCTATGCCCGCGCCGCCGCCTGGATCGCGGGCGCGGACCGCTGGCCCGACGAGAAATGGCGCGACCTCGAGGATCAACTCGGGGCCGCCCCCACCGACACCGATCCCGCCGGACAGATCAACCGGCCGGGACAGGCCCCGCAGGGCAAGCGCCGCTCCGACTGGCTCGGACGGCGCGGAGGATGGTTCTGA
- a CDS encoding prohead protease/major capsid protein fusion protein has product MDTMIELPAMRRSAELAPNTADADSRTVEVVWSAGARVRRATFFGEPYDEELSLDPAHVRLDRLNAGAPFLKVHELDTLDAVIGSVVPGSARIENGRGIALVRISERADVEPIWRDIQAGHIRAVSIGYQVHRFEVSKPEAARELWRAVDWTPFEVSAVAVGADPAAGFRAQHPLHDCVLHRRDAPSSPKGPIPMTDKTQTPASDAATPATTQPTEPVETEDTTMTELSSAAPDPKVAASEMRSQPKTQATPAPDTEAVATRAREAERDRVSTIYDLAGRLNLERGFAEDLVKRGVSVDESRRLILDQVAAKSDETRTFPHVSVPLGGRDERITRRDAVANALLHRYSPTLFQLEDAARQYRGMTLLELARESLGNAGVNTRGLSRDEVATRALHSTSDFPEILSAVTNKTLRQAYEAYPRTFMLFCRQVLATDFKAMHRVQLGEAPQLLEVGESGEFKRGTLGESKESYKVKTYGRVVAITRQTLINDDLDAFTRIPAMYGNSIAQLESDVVWGIITANPAMADGNALFHTTHKNLAGTGAALDVSSVGAARAAMAKQTGLDKKTVLNVRPAFLIVPASLELKAEQLVAQNLVPAATASVVPQSIRTLAPISEPRLDAASETAWYLAANPNQIDTIEYAYLEGQQGAYIETRNGFDVDGVEIKCRLDFGAKAIDWRGLYKNPGA; this is encoded by the coding sequence ATGGACACGATGATCGAACTGCCGGCCATGCGCCGGTCGGCGGAGCTTGCGCCGAACACGGCCGATGCCGACAGCCGCACCGTCGAGGTGGTCTGGTCGGCCGGGGCGCGCGTCCGCCGCGCGACCTTCTTCGGCGAGCCCTATGACGAGGAACTGAGCCTCGACCCCGCCCATGTCCGGCTCGACCGGCTGAACGCGGGCGCTCCGTTCCTGAAGGTGCACGAGCTCGACACGCTCGACGCGGTGATCGGTTCGGTCGTGCCGGGCTCGGCGCGGATCGAGAACGGCCGCGGCATCGCGCTGGTGCGCATCTCCGAACGCGCCGATGTCGAGCCGATCTGGCGCGACATTCAGGCCGGGCACATCCGTGCGGTCTCCATCGGCTACCAGGTCCACCGCTTCGAAGTCTCCAAGCCCGAGGCGGCGCGCGAACTCTGGCGTGCCGTGGACTGGACGCCGTTCGAGGTCTCCGCCGTCGCGGTCGGCGCCGACCCCGCTGCCGGTTTCCGCGCCCAGCATCCTCTTCACGACTGCGTCCTTCACCGCCGGGACGCCCCTTCCAGCCCGAAAGGACCGATCCCGATGACGGACAAGACCCAGACCCCGGCGAGCGACGCCGCAACCCCCGCCACCACCCAGCCGACCGAGCCGGTCGAAACCGAGGATACCACCATGACGGAACTGAGCTCGGCTGCGCCCGACCCGAAGGTCGCCGCCAGTGAGATGCGGAGCCAGCCGAAGACGCAGGCAACGCCCGCGCCCGACACCGAAGCCGTCGCGACCCGCGCCCGCGAGGCCGAGCGCGACCGCGTCTCGACCATCTACGATCTGGCAGGCCGCCTGAACCTCGAGCGCGGCTTCGCCGAGGATCTGGTGAAACGCGGCGTCAGCGTCGACGAGTCCCGCCGCCTGATCCTCGACCAGGTCGCCGCGAAGTCCGACGAGACCCGGACCTTCCCCCATGTCTCCGTCCCGCTCGGCGGCCGCGATGAACGCATCACCCGCCGCGATGCCGTGGCGAACGCGCTGCTGCACCGCTACAGCCCGACGCTGTTCCAGCTGGAGGATGCCGCGCGCCAGTATCGCGGCATGACGCTGCTGGAACTGGCCCGCGAAAGCCTCGGCAATGCCGGGGTGAACACGCGGGGCCTGTCGCGCGACGAGGTGGCGACGCGGGCGCTGCATTCCACATCGGACTTCCCCGAGATCCTGTCGGCGGTCACCAACAAGACGCTGCGGCAGGCCTACGAGGCCTATCCCCGCACCTTCATGCTGTTCTGCCGCCAGGTGCTGGCGACCGACTTCAAGGCGATGCACCGCGTCCAGCTCGGCGAAGCCCCGCAACTGCTGGAAGTCGGCGAGAGCGGCGAGTTCAAGCGCGGCACGCTCGGCGAGAGCAAGGAGAGCTACAAGGTCAAGACCTATGGCCGGGTGGTCGCCATCACCCGCCAGACGCTGATCAACGACGATCTCGACGCATTCACCCGGATCCCGGCGATGTACGGCAACTCCATCGCGCAGCTGGAGTCGGACGTGGTCTGGGGCATCATCACCGCCAACCCGGCGATGGCCGACGGCAACGCGCTGTTCCACACCACCCACAAGAACCTCGCGGGAACCGGCGCGGCGCTCGACGTGAGCAGCGTCGGCGCGGCCCGTGCCGCCATGGCCAAGCAGACCGGGCTCGACAAGAAGACGGTGCTGAACGTTCGGCCCGCGTTCCTGATCGTACCCGCCTCGCTGGAACTGAAGGCCGAGCAGCTGGTCGCCCAGAACCTGGTGCCCGCCGCAACCGCGAGCGTGGTGCCGCAGTCGATCCGCACGCTGGCGCCGATCAGCGAGCCCCGGCTCGACGCCGCCAGCGAGACCGCCTGGTATCTGGCCGCGAACCCGAACCAGATCGACACCATCGAGTACGCCTATCTCGAGGGTCAGCAGGGCGCCTACATCGAGACGCGCAACGGCTTCGACGTCGACGGGGTCGAGATCAAGTGCCGCCTCGACTTCGGCGCCAAGGCCATCGACTGGCGGGGCCTCTACAAGAACCCGGGCGCGTAA
- a CDS encoding DUF3489 domain-containing protein, whose amino-acid sequence MTKLSDTQLVILSATAQREDRNVLPLPGSLRGGAAAKVVGALLSRGLIAETTTDSQTKADAALNRIWRNDEDGRAILLHITDAGLAAIGVEPEGGDSAPAGADEAAPQDAPAEANPAPKARTPRTGTKQAKLIEMLRSDGGATIGEIVVATGWQPHTVRGAFAGALKKKLGLEVTSDKVEGRGRVYRLEA is encoded by the coding sequence ATGACCAAGCTTTCCGACACCCAGCTCGTGATCCTCAGCGCCACCGCGCAGCGCGAGGACCGAAACGTCCTGCCGCTCCCCGGCTCGCTCCGCGGCGGCGCGGCTGCCAAGGTGGTCGGCGCGCTGCTCTCCCGCGGGCTGATCGCCGAGACGACGACCGACAGCCAGACCAAGGCGGACGCCGCTCTCAACCGCATCTGGCGCAACGACGAGGACGGCCGCGCCATCCTCCTGCACATCACCGACGCGGGTCTCGCTGCCATCGGCGTCGAGCCGGAGGGCGGCGACAGCGCGCCCGCGGGCGCCGACGAGGCGGCCCCGCAGGACGCTCCCGCCGAGGCCAACCCCGCGCCCAAGGCGCGCACACCGCGCACCGGCACGAAGCAGGCGAAGCTGATCGAGATGCTCCGCTCCGACGGCGGCGCGACCATCGGCGAGATTGTCGTCGCGACGGGCTGGCAGCCGCACACAGTTCGCGGGGCATTTGCCGGCGCGCTGAAGAAAAAGCTCGGCCTCGAAGTGACCTCCGACAAGGTCGAGGGGCGCGGGCGGGTCTACCGGCTCGAAGCCTGA
- a CDS encoding phage head-tail joining protein, whose product MTDWTETELSALRRAYASGTTRVSYDGKSVDYGSAEDLLARIRTIERAIAGVGRPLPVAGLAGFSRGDR is encoded by the coding sequence ATGACCGACTGGACGGAAACCGAGCTCTCGGCGCTGCGCCGGGCCTATGCCAGCGGCACGACGCGCGTCAGCTATGACGGCAAGTCGGTGGATTACGGCTCGGCCGAGGATCTGCTCGCCCGCATCCGGACCATCGAGCGCGCCATCGCGGGCGTGGGCCGTCCGCTGCCGGTCGCCGGGCTTGCGGGCTTCAGCCGCGGGGATCGCTGA
- a CDS encoding DUF6441 family protein: MKLKLDIDPDIVAMMAAEVAAGERAVTAAMREAGTGLKTAWRLQITGAGLGPRLANSIRSQNFPRSGESLDAAALVWSKAPVIVGAHDTGPLIRSKDGFWLAIPLPAAGKSLRGGRITPGEWERRRGLRLRFVYRRMGPSLLVAEGRLNTKGQAVMSRSKTGHGKVTAPIFLLVPQVKLPKRLDLARDAERAVDGVPGLIVASWVEQRF; encoded by the coding sequence ATGAAACTGAAGCTCGACATCGATCCCGACATCGTCGCGATGATGGCGGCGGAGGTAGCGGCGGGCGAACGCGCCGTCACGGCCGCCATGCGCGAGGCCGGGACCGGGCTGAAGACGGCGTGGCGGTTGCAGATCACCGGCGCGGGGCTCGGGCCCCGACTCGCCAACTCGATCCGCAGCCAGAACTTCCCGAGGTCAGGCGAGAGCCTGGATGCGGCGGCGCTGGTCTGGTCGAAGGCTCCGGTGATCGTCGGCGCCCACGACACCGGCCCGCTGATCCGCTCCAAAGACGGGTTCTGGCTGGCGATCCCGCTGCCCGCCGCGGGCAAGTCCCTGCGCGGCGGCCGGATCACGCCTGGGGAATGGGAACGGCGACGCGGTCTGCGCCTGCGCTTCGTCTATCGCCGGATGGGCCCCAGCCTGCTGGTAGCGGAGGGACGGCTGAACACGAAGGGTCAGGCGGTAATGTCCCGCTCGAAGACCGGGCACGGCAAGGTCACCGCGCCGATCTTCCTGCTGGTGCCGCAGGTGAAGCTGCCGAAGCGGCTGGACCTGGCGCGGGATGCGGAGCGCGCAGTGGACGGTGTGCCGGGGCTGATCGTGGCGAGCTGGGTGGAGCAGAGGTTCTGA
- a CDS encoding helix-turn-helix transcriptional regulator, with protein sequence MEQIAADRNAVATATERRAKFFRGIADQSRLAILDALCAGPLVVHEIVGRTALTQPNVSNHLRCLSECGLVTSMRDGRFVRYRISSPRIADLLHDVEALLDAVATGVEACRNYEPDEDEFHR encoded by the coding sequence ATGGAACAAATCGCCGCGGACCGCAATGCCGTCGCGACGGCCACCGAGCGGCGGGCGAAGTTCTTTCGCGGCATCGCGGACCAGAGCCGGTTGGCGATCCTGGATGCTCTGTGCGCCGGGCCGCTGGTCGTTCACGAGATCGTCGGGCGCACGGCCCTGACACAACCCAACGTCTCGAACCACCTTCGATGTCTGTCGGAGTGTGGCCTCGTAACCAGCATGCGCGATGGTCGTTTCGTGCGCTATCGGATTAGCAGCCCCCGGATTGCGGATCTTCTGCACGATGTGGAGGCTCTGCTCGACGCGGTGGCTACAGGCGTCGAAGCTTGTCGCAATTATGAGCCTGACGAGGATGAGTTCCACCGCTGA
- a CDS encoding DUF2190 family protein has protein sequence MKNYVQPGNTITLTAPYAVASGDGLLVGSIFGIAAGAAALGDPVETALVGVFDITKVGSQAWTVGAKVYWDDTNKRCTTVATDNTLIGVAVEAVASGAGDTIGRVRLNATF, from the coding sequence ATGAAAAACTACGTCCAGCCAGGCAACACCATCACCCTGACCGCGCCCTATGCCGTCGCTTCCGGCGATGGCCTGCTCGTCGGCTCCATCTTCGGCATCGCCGCAGGCGCCGCCGCTCTCGGCGATCCCGTCGAGACCGCGCTCGTCGGCGTCTTCGACATCACCAAGGTCGGCTCCCAGGCATGGACCGTCGGCGCCAAGGTCTATTGGGACGACACCAACAAGCGCTGCACGACCGTGGCAACTGACAACACTCTCATCGGCGTGGCCGTCGAGGCGGTGGCGAGCGGCGCGGGCGACACCATCGGCCGGGTGCGCCTGAACGCGACGTTCTGA
- a CDS encoding phage portal protein codes for MSATWFDHAIATVAPRMAARRVMARQVFETLTRGYDGAARGRRTEGWRAPGSSADTEIGVAGALLRDRMRDLVRNNPHAAKAVAVLVNNIIGAGIMPRAASGDDTLDRKVDALFERWTADCDADGQLDFYGLQTLICREMVEAGEVLVRRRLRRASDGLPVPLQLQVLEADFLDATKSGAIGAGRLVQGIEFDPVGKRRAYWLHAEHPGDAYGALQNGLQSRPVPATEIAHVYEKQRTQARGVPWGAPVIRSLRDLDDYEVAELVRKKTEACVTAIVFGDDEAQQGIAPSVVDADGNRVEQFEPGLIAYARGGKDIRFNQPSATGGYGEYKRASLHTISAGFRVPYELLTGDLSQVNYSSIRAGLVEFRRQIDAVQWQLFIPMFCAPVWRWFTEAAWAAGQIPSPIVPVEWSPPKFEAVDPQKDAMANLLSIRSGTMTLAEVIARQGRNPDAVLAEIAATNAKLDALGLVLDSDPRRVTKTGSAQTNDPATDPAADDTTAEADAIDPAQADQQD; via the coding sequence ATGTCGGCGACCTGGTTCGATCACGCCATCGCCACGGTGGCGCCGCGCATGGCGGCCCGCCGCGTCATGGCCCGTCAGGTCTTCGAGACCCTGACGCGCGGTTATGACGGTGCCGCGCGCGGGCGGCGGACCGAGGGTTGGCGCGCGCCCGGATCCTCGGCCGATACCGAGATCGGCGTGGCCGGGGCGCTGTTGCGCGACCGGATGCGCGATCTAGTGCGCAACAACCCGCATGCGGCCAAGGCCGTGGCGGTGCTGGTGAACAACATCATCGGCGCGGGCATCATGCCGCGCGCCGCCAGCGGCGACGACACGCTCGACCGGAAGGTCGATGCCCTGTTCGAGCGCTGGACGGCGGACTGCGATGCCGACGGCCAACTGGATTTCTACGGGCTGCAGACGCTGATCTGCCGCGAGATGGTCGAAGCTGGCGAGGTGCTGGTGCGCCGCCGCCTGCGGCGCGCGAGCGACGGACTGCCGGTCCCGCTGCAATTGCAGGTGCTGGAGGCCGATTTCCTCGACGCCACCAAATCCGGCGCCATCGGCGCGGGACGGCTGGTCCAAGGGATCGAGTTCGACCCGGTCGGCAAGCGCCGGGCCTATTGGCTCCATGCCGAGCATCCGGGCGACGCCTATGGGGCCTTGCAGAACGGTCTGCAAAGCCGCCCGGTCCCGGCGACCGAGATCGCCCATGTCTATGAGAAGCAGCGCACTCAGGCGCGCGGCGTCCCCTGGGGGGCGCCGGTGATCCGCAGCTTGCGCGATCTCGACGATTACGAGGTGGCGGAACTGGTCCGCAAGAAGACCGAGGCCTGCGTCACCGCCATCGTCTTCGGCGACGACGAGGCGCAGCAGGGTATCGCGCCCTCCGTGGTCGATGCCGACGGCAACCGGGTCGAGCAGTTCGAGCCGGGGCTGATCGCCTATGCACGCGGCGGCAAGGATATTCGCTTCAACCAGCCCTCGGCGACCGGCGGCTACGGTGAGTACAAGCGGGCGAGCCTGCACACGATCTCGGCCGGGTTCCGCGTGCCCTACGAGCTGCTGACCGGCGATCTCAGCCAGGTCAACTACTCCTCGATCCGGGCGGGGCTGGTGGAGTTCCGCCGCCAGATCGACGCCGTGCAGTGGCAGCTGTTCATCCCGATGTTCTGCGCCCCGGTCTGGCGCTGGTTCACGGAAGCCGCATGGGCGGCGGGGCAGATCCCGTCGCCGATCGTGCCGGTCGAATGGTCGCCGCCGAAGTTCGAGGCCGTCGATCCGCAGAAGGACGCGATGGCGAACCTGCTGTCGATCCGCTCGGGCACCATGACTCTGGCCGAGGTGATCGCCCGTCAGGGCCGCAACCCCGACGCCGTACTGGCCGAGATCGCCGCGACCAACGCCAAGCTCGACGCGCTGGGGCTGGTGCTCGACAGCGACCCGCGCCGCGTCACGAAAACTGGCAGCGCCCAAACTAACGATCCGGCAACCGATCCGGCCGCCGACGACACCACCGCCGAAGCGGATGCAATCGACCCGGCGCAGGCCGACCAACAGGACTGA